The genomic DNA ACCACCGCACAAGCGAAGATCTGAATTCACATCTCCTGATTGACTGCCTGCATAGTTCATGTCCGGATTATTGCACGACCGGTTTGCCGTCTTGTCAGATGTTTGGCATCCAAGTGTTGTGATAAGCAATCCAGTTGTTATCAAGCAAGCAGGTGCGAACCAGCGCTGATACCGAGTATTCATTAGTCTGGCTTGTAATTTCATGGATGCACCTTCGTTTCAACGGAAGGGCAGAGAAGCCCGTTGGAGTGTCCTGGCTGACCAATAATCAGTTCTTGTTCAAGTCGGCGAAATGCTTTGATCTGATGAATGTCTGTCCGTGCCGGCGTACGAAAATCCTCAGCGAAGTGGCCGGTCAAGCTTCCTCGGAGAAAGAATTCCAAATCGTCCGGTTCAAAATAATCTGAACCGGGGAGTGGAAGTTGCTCGCGGTTCGCATCGATTGGGTTCACGAGATATGGCGTCACCAACACGATCAGTTCTTGTTCGTCGTAGGATGTTCGGTCGCTGGAAAACAGTCTTCCTACAAAAGGAATATCGCCAAGCAATGGGACACGATCCGAGGTGGCTCCCAAGTTTGATTGAATCAATCCGGCGATGGCAATCGTCTGACCCTCTCGAAGTTCGACAGTCGATTGAAAGTTCCGGCTGTTCAATCCGGAGATGTCGGCGCCGTCGATGTTAGTCGTGTCGTCTGTTCGGGTACTCACGGTCGCCTGCAAGTTCAGGCGAATGCGATCACCCTCGGTCACGGTAGGAGTGAAGCTGAGCTGTACTCCAAAAGGAATAAATTCGACCCCCTGTAGACCGGTGTCGGTCGCTCCTGTGACCACTGGAACGGGAAACTCACCTCCCACTTGAAAGTTTGCAGGCTGTCCATTCAGTGTCGTCAAGTTTGGCTCAGCAAGTGAGCGAGCAAGATTAAGCTGCTTGAGAGCATTGATCGCGAGGTCGAAATCACCACGATTTACCAGAAATGCTGCTCCTGATCCTGACAATGGTAGTAAGGAAAAGAAACTTGATGTGCTGCCTCCGATGCGGAGGTCCGCACCAATTGCACGCACCGCACTCCGGTTGACCTCTGCAACTGCCACTTTCAACATCACTTGGTGAATTCCACCGATTTCGAGTAGGTTGATGATGCGGTTGCGCTGTCTCTGAATAGCCGAATTGGTGGGTGTTTGCCCTGCGATAATGTTTTGATCATATCGTGGAATTTCCCGTTCAACTCGACTGACTGCTGTTGTTTCAGTTTCGACAAGCGGAGGGAGGTCAGCCGCGGCTTGTGTGGGAAGACTTGAAGCCACGATTTGTAGAATACTGTCGGCTTCCTGAACGTCCTTGGCTTGACCTCGAACTACGACTTGCTTACCGACGTAGCTCAGTCTTAAGGCGCTATTGGGAAAAGCGCGATTGATCTCTAGCTCCAGTTGCGAGAGTAATTCACGATAGCGGTCGATCTCTTCAGGATCGTCCTGCACTCTCACAAGATAGCTTAAGGATTCCAGTGTTCCAGGATGCTCCTCGCTCTCGAACCAGAGGTTGAGAACAGTCGATCCAATCTGTTTGCCGACGAGTGAAAACTCTGTTTCCGACAGCGTCAGCGCGTCGAGGACTTCCGGGTTCGCAATTTGATCGCGGACGAGGGCTTGCTTTAGCCGCAAGACGACCGGACGGTCGAGTTGTAAATCAATCGTCAGTTGTGGATCCATCCTTTCGAGCACGAACCGATTCGCTCGTTCCTGAGCTGTCGGATCAACGGGGCGACTTCGACCGGATCGACTGCAACCGTCGCAATCATTTCCGGGGTGGTCTTATTTCGCGAGCCTGCCGGCGTCACGACAAGTCCTTGAGAACCGCCAGTCGATTGAGATTTTCCTTGCGTAATGGCGACCATCGTGCCAGCAATGACCAACGGCTTGATCCCAGTTTGCCTGGCGAGTTGTCCCGAGCGTGTATCAGGTGGTTTGATGCCTCCCAAGAGCGCTGCCTGTTCAATGTTGGAATCTGGCTCGTCGCGACTTGGGAGAACGGCTATGAGATCGAACAGGTCCCCTTGCCGCAGCAATTCCATACCCGGGACATCGTTGACTTTAACAGCCACGCTTCGCTTGCCTGGTGGAATCCCTGCCGAGATACCGGGCCGAGTTCCCGCAGGCATGAAATCTCGTTCAGTCAGAATGTATCCCGGCTGTTTATCACGTTTTACCACTCGACCAATAATTTTCCCAAGATCGCGGAGCATCACCGGGCTGACCTGAGCTTCCGGGATCCACGTGACGTTGAGTTGCCTTGTTTGGGGATGGAGTAGATCTTCACGCGAAATGGAAGCGTATGCGCTCACCGGTCGGGCGAGTGTCGGAAACGCGATCTGACCTTCCCTGGAAATGGTAGTCTTCGAATCAAAGAAACCGGTCGCGAACAGTGTGCCAGTAATACCGCCACCAAGAAGTAGTAAAAAGAGAACGATCACCAACGTGAAACGCCAGCCAGAGGAACTTGTTGTAACGGTTCGACGCGATGCCATGGAAAGTACTCAGTTGTTGCAAGAGTAGAATCAGTCACTTCTACATATTTCTACTATACGTCATGGTTACGTTACTGCATACAGATTGCAAGAACGTTTTTCTCTTTTATGTATTTCGTGTCGCTTCTGGCAGGCTGTTTATTAATCGACGTGAATCACCCGCAACTTCGCAAAGTGTTGTCGAAAGGCAACAATTTCATTCGTTTTTAGTGAAGTCCCACGCAGATCGAGTTCCTCCAGAGCTGGACATCGAGACAAGCAATCCAGTTGATCATTCGTGAGTCGACAGCCTCGCAAGTCGAGGAAACGGAGATTCCTGAGCGTCGCAATGGCCTGAATGTCTGCTTTTGATAGCGGAACACAGATGAGACTCAACTCTTCCAGTTCTGTTCGATCATGCAGCATGTTCGCGATCCCGTCAGGCGGACAGGTTGATTGAACCTGCAAACGTGAAATAACTCGATTCGTACTCAAGCGATCAAACGAATCCCGACAACTCGTCACGGAATCAATTTCCATCGAAACGATTGGCTTTAGGTAATTTCCAGGTGTTGTGATTCGTGTTTCTGAAGGAAGTCGTGTCCCCGGTCCCCAATTCGTTAGTACCATAAACCAGAGTGTGATTATTGAATAAAACATTAAACACCTTCCCAAGAGGCCGAGCGGGAGTCCTCCCTAATCCGCTCGGTTGAACAAAGACCGCCCTCCGTGACGTCCGATTCGAACTTGAAAATCACCCTTACGGGGCAAGGTCAGCTGCTTCGACGACCAATGAGGCAACGCCAGGAATCCCCATATTGTCTTCAATCGAGCCAGGAGTGGTTGCGTCAAGGTAGACCACGCCATTGGTGTCCTGTGTGGTATTGACCAGTTTTCCACTGACGATAGGGCCGATATCGTCATCGTGAGCACACGGCAGTGCAGCAGCCACTGTTGCGCACAGGTCGTTGCACTTGTGCCCCAGGATAGAAACCGCAGCGAGGCACACTAATGCCACGCCTCCAATCAGAATTCCATACTCGACCAGCCCTTGACCACGTTTGTTGTTTAAACTTCTGCGGATTTTCTTCGCCAAACTCATCTCGTCTCCTTGGGAACTCTTGTTGCTAACTTAAGATGGATAGTAGGGAAACGCCCCTCGTCGCAAGTATTCACTTACGTGCATACAGTATGCATGTGCATGTTCGTTGACGAAAGGGGCTTGGTCAAGTATCATCCCCGGAAAAACTTCAAAACTTCCCGAACAGAGAATTTCCAATGTCTTCGGCGGCTCGAACTTTTTCCAATCTCACCGGTCTTGTCCTCTCGATTGCCTGTGTCATCCACTGCATGTTGATGCCAGTTGTGATTTCCAGTCTGCCAGCGTGGGGGCTGACGTGGCTCGCCCGCCCCGTGTTTCATCAAGTGCTTGCTCTGGCAGGAATCGCAATCGGAGTCTGGACACTTGTTCCGGGGTGGAAGCAGCATCGACGTCATGCCGTGCTGGTCTTTGGAGTGCTGGGGCTCGTCGTTATGAACTAT from Thalassoglobus polymorphus includes the following:
- a CDS encoding type II and III secretion system protein family protein, which encodes MLERMDPQLTIDLQLDRPVVLRLKQALVRDQIANPEVLDALTLSETEFSLVGKQIGSTVLNLWFESEEHPGTLESLSYLVRVQDDPEEIDRYRELLSQLELEINRAFPNSALRLSYVGKQVVVRGQAKDVQEADSILQIVASSLPTQAAADLPPLVETETTAVSRVEREIPRYDQNIIAGQTPTNSAIQRQRNRIINLLEIGGIHQVMLKVAVAEVNRSAVRAIGADLRIGGSTSSFFSLLPLSGSGAAFLVNRGDFDLAINALKQLNLARSLAEPNLTTLNGQPANFQVGGEFPVPVVTGATDTGLQGVEFIPFGVQLSFTPTVTEGDRIRLNLQATVSTRTDDTTNIDGADISGLNSRNFQSTVELREGQTIAIAGLIQSNLGATSDRVPLLGDIPFVGRLFSSDRTSYDEQELIVLVTPYLVNPIDANREQLPLPGSDYFEPDDLEFFLRGSLTGHFAEDFRTPARTDIHQIKAFRRLEQELIIGQPGHSNGLLCPSVETKVHP
- a CDS encoding Flp family type IVb pilin → MSLAKKIRRSLNNKRGQGLVEYGILIGGVALVCLAAVSILGHKCNDLCATVAAALPCAHDDDIGPIVSGKLVNTTQDTNGVVYLDATTPGSIEDNMGIPGVASLVVEAADLAP